The Deinococcus aquaticus genomic interval GTTCCTCACTGAGCGCCGGGGATGACAGGGTGGGCGACGAGGTCGTCAGGACGCAGGCCACGCCGCTGGCGCGGTCCCGCAGCCACGTCAGGAGTTGCAGGTACGCGCGGCCTGTGCGGGCGGATTCCGGCGTTTCACTCCAGCGCAGCGCGGCGGTCGTGTCGGGTTCCAGGGTGTACGCGCGCAGGTGCCGCACCTCACTGATGACCGGCAGGTAGAACGTTCCGTGAAACTCGGCGTTCAGGGCCAGCAGCGCCGCGTGCGCGGCACCCAGTGCGCGCGACTGCTCGGGCGTGCTGCCCCAGGCGCGTTCCTCCAAGCGGTCGAAGGTCAGGGTGTCGTGCACCTCGGGGCCGGGCACGGCGTGGCCCTCCATGCGGGCGCGGCTGATGTCGGCCAGCAGGCCCACGGCGCGGTCCTCACCCACCAGGAGTTGGAGCTCCTCGTTGGTCAGGGCGGCCAGATTCAGACGGCGGGGCACGCGCAGCAGCATACTGTGCCCGCGTCACGTTGTCAGCGGGGGGGTCGGGGGGGTGTCCGGCGGTGGGGATCAGCGCTGAGGGCCCGTACTGCCGGGCGGCCAGCGTCCCCCCTGGAGCCGCAGGGTACAGTGAGCGGCGATGACCGCGCAGAACACCGCCAGCCCCGAGTACCACGCCGACCTGAAACAGGTCGCCCGCACGCTGCTGGACCACACCGGCCCCTTCGTGATCCTCTCGCACGAGAACCCGGACGGCGACGCCCTGGGCAGCGTGCTGGGCCTCACGCGGGCGCTGCGCAGCCTGGGCCGCGACGTGACCGCGCCCATGACCGTCCCGCGTTACCTGAAGTTCCTGCCGGAACCCGGCGAGCTGAGTGAGCCGCTGCCCGCCGTGCCGGAAGGCGCGCTGGTCGTGGTACTGGACGTGGACAACAACGACCCGGTCCGCGTGGCCGGACTGGACCTGACCGGGTATACGGGACCGGTCGTGAACGTCGACCATCACGGCACGAACGCCCGGCGCGCTACCGCGCTGCTGGTGGACCCCTCGCGGCCCGCCACGGCCCTGATGATCACGGACCTGCTGGACGAACTGGGCGTCACCTGGACCGAGGCGATGGCGACCCCGCTGATGCTGGGCCTGAACACCGACACCGGCAGCTTCCGCTTCGACAGCGTCACCCCCGGAACGTTCACGGTCGCTGCGCGGCTGCGCGCCCACGGGGCGCGGCTGGGCTGGCTGAACGACCAGCTGGGCCAGAACCCGCCCACCTACTACCACCTGCTGCGCGAGGTGCTGGGCACCATGCAGTTCCTGCACGCGGGGCGGGTTGTGCTGGCCCGCGTGGATCAGGCGATGCTGGACCGCGCCGGGGCCGCCTGGGAGGACGTGGAATCCTACGTGGGCTTGATGCGCAGCGCCGAGGGCACACAACTGGCCGTGATGGTCAAGGATTACGGGGACCGCGTGAAGCTCTCCATGCGGTCGCGGGCCGGGTTCAGCGCGCAGAACGTCGCCGTGGCCCTGGGCGGCGGCGGGCACGTGCCGGCCGCCGGGGCCAGCGTAGCCGCACCGTTCCCGGAGGTCATGGAGCGCCTGAACGCCGCCATCACCGCCGAACTGGCCCGCGTGGACACCGAACGCAGCGCCGGGGCGTAACCGCAGTGCGCCAGCAGAGGCCTTCGGCACTGACCTGGGGCCTCTGGCGCAGTTCAGGGGGCTGTGTCAGGGAGCGGCGGGGCTGGCCCCCGCCGGCGTTTCAGGGGCGTCCAGCACCGCCTGAATGCCGGCGTTGATCCACGCGAAGGCGCGGCGGGTGTTCGGCATGGTGTACGTCTGCGCGGCGTTCCGCTGCATGAAGGCGTACACCAGATGCCGCCCGTCGGTGGTTTCCACGTATCCGCTGTACGTCAGGAGCCGCCAGCCGTTCCCGCCCTTGCCGCCGAAGTACGCTGCGCCGCCCCGGTGCGTGAGCTTCAGCGCCGACTTTCCGTACCCGAGGGCCATGACCTGCCGCTGCCACCGCTGCGACGTGCCGGACAGGCCGCTGCGCAGGAACTCGGAGGCCACCAGCGTCCCGAACTCGTACGGCGTACTGACGTTATGGGTGATCAGATCCAGCGCCGGGTCGTACCGGCGGTCGAAGTACTCGTCCAGGCGGCGTTGCAGGTAATCGGCGCGGTACGCGCGGGCGTCCGCGTCGATCAGCAGCGCCAGCCGCTCGCGGTCCCCGCCGGTCGCGGCCGCCCAGCGTCCCGTGCCGCTGAACGTGCGGGACAGTCCGGCCTGCATGACCCACCAGTCGCGCGTGGGCATGATCAGGCGCGTGCGGCACAGGCCCAGGTCGTCCGCGACGTTCTGCACGGCCGGTAAGCCCACGCGGCGGTGCAGGATGTCGGTGGCGGTGTTGTCGCTGTTGCGGATCATTCGTTCCGCCAGCGTGCGCACGCTGGAGCCGTCGAAGGGGTAACTGCCGAGGCTCTGATTGTCGCGCGTCACGTCGAAGCGCTCGGACGGTTTCAGCGTTCCGGCGTCCACGGCCCGCAGCACCGCCCACAGGACCGCCTGCTTGTAGGTACTGGCCAGCGGAAACGCGGAGTCCGGGTTGGTACCCACGGCCCGCAGGGGTTGCAGGGTCGCGGGGTCCACCTCGGCCACCCACAAGCCCAGCGTGCCCGTCAGCGGCAGCGGTGGCGGCGGGGCCTTCGGAACGGGCGGCGCGCCCAGCAGGCAGCCGTCAGCGCCACGCGCCGCGAGGTCCCCGAGTACCTGCGCCTGCGGGGGACTCACCTCGCGCCGCAGCGAGATCACATCACCGGACTGGGTGGCCCCGGACTGAGCGGAATGGGAGCCGCCGTGCTGGCAGGCCGTCAGCAGCCCCGCCAGTGACAGCAGCGCCAGCAGGGTCAGGGTGGTGCCGAAGCGGCGCACCGTCAGGCGTGCAGGGGTTCCAGGGTCACACCCACCGTGCCGGGGCCGGCGTGCGTGGCGACCACAGCGCCGATCTGATGATCGCCCATGTCCTCGAAGGACACGCCGCTCAGGCCCGCGCGGACCTCCTTCACGAACTCCTCGCCGCCGGGCGTGCACATGATCGCCACGCGCGCCCCGCCGTGCTGCGCGGCGTACTTCTTCACGTAATCCACGATGTCCGACATGGCCTTCTTGTGCCCGCGCACGCGCCCGCCAGAATCCACGCGGCCATCCTTGACGACCAGAATGGGCTTGATGTTCAGCAGGCTCCCCAGCAGCGCCTGCCCGCCCCCGATGCGGCCGTTGATGCGCAGGAAGTCCAGGGTATCCACCGTGAAGCGGATATCCGCGACCTTCTGCAGCGCCTCCAGTCTCTCCACGATCTGCGGCACGCTCAGGCCCTGGTTCGCCAGTTCAGCGGCGCGCAGCACGCGCAGGCCCAGGCCCATGGTGACCGAGCGGCTGTCGAGCACCGTGACCTTCCCGCCGAACTCCTGCGCGGCCAGCCGGGCGCTGCCGACCGTGCCGGACATCTGCCCGCTGATGTGAATGCTCAGCACCTCATCCGCCGTTTTCAGCGCCTCGGTGTACGCCGCCGCGAACTCGGCCGGGCTGGGCTGCGAGGTGGAGGGCGTCTTCTTCCCGGCC includes:
- a CDS encoding DHH family phosphoesterase — protein: MTAQNTASPEYHADLKQVARTLLDHTGPFVILSHENPDGDALGSVLGLTRALRSLGRDVTAPMTVPRYLKFLPEPGELSEPLPAVPEGALVVVLDVDNNDPVRVAGLDLTGYTGPVVNVDHHGTNARRATALLVDPSRPATALMITDLLDELGVTWTEAMATPLMLGLNTDTGSFRFDSVTPGTFTVAARLRAHGARLGWLNDQLGQNPPTYYHLLREVLGTMQFLHAGRVVLARVDQAMLDRAGAAWEDVESYVGLMRSAEGTQLAVMVKDYGDRVKLSMRSRAGFSAQNVAVALGGGGHVPAAGASVAAPFPEVMERLNAAITAELARVDTERSAGA
- a CDS encoding DegV family protein, with translation MTIAIVTDSTSDLNAALCAQVGVTSVPLYVLFDGKMHKDGLEITPGDLFAGLKAGKKTPSTSQPSPAEFAAAYTEALKTADEVLSIHISGQMSGTVGSARLAAQEFGGKVTVLDSRSVTMGLGLRVLRAAELANQGLSVPQIVERLEALQKVADIRFTVDTLDFLRINGRIGGGQALLGSLLNIKPILVVKDGRVDSGGRVRGHKKAMSDIVDYVKKYAAQHGGARVAIMCTPGGEEFVKEVRAGLSGVSFEDMGDHQIGAVVATHAGPGTVGVTLEPLHA
- a CDS encoding serine hydrolase, with the protein product MSPPQAQVLGDLAARGADGCLLGAPPVPKAPPPPLPLTGTLGLWVAEVDPATLQPLRAVGTNPDSAFPLASTYKQAVLWAVLRAVDAGTLKPSERFDVTRDNQSLGSYPFDGSSVRTLAERMIRNSDNTATDILHRRVGLPAVQNVADDLGLCRTRLIMPTRDWWVMQAGLSRTFSGTGRWAAATGGDRERLALLIDADARAYRADYLQRRLDEYFDRRYDPALDLITHNVSTPYEFGTLVASEFLRSGLSGTSQRWQRQVMALGYGKSALKLTHRGGAAYFGGKGGNGWRLLTYSGYVETTDGRHLVYAFMQRNAAQTYTMPNTRRAFAWINAGIQAVLDAPETPAGASPAAP